The genomic segment GGGGGAGGTACACACTTGAATCCGCGATTGCCCCTTGCCCCGAGGCGGAGAGCGCGAAGCTCACGAATCGCCAGACTTCTTCCGGCGCATCGGCCGGGACATAGAGGTAAACGTAGTAGGCCAATGGATAACGGCGATCGCGGATGCTCTCGGGCGTGGGCGCTACGGCCTCGCTGGATGCGCTCGAAGAAATTGCCAGCATCTGAGCGCCTCGCGTGCGCCCGAATTCCGTAACGCCGATGCTCAGTGGCTCGGCCGCAACGCGCTGCGCGATCCCGTCGAGCGGCATGCCCTCTCGGTAATCCGGAGGCGCCAGTCCGGGTGTGGACCGAATCGTCCATGCAGAAACCAGGTCACCGTCCGCTGGCGGGCGAAGCACGACAACGCGGGGCGACTCGTCTTTGGCACGGTCGTGACCGTGGGCATCCGGCCCTGAGGAATCTGGCGCCACGCTGTTCGTGTCGCCGACGGGCTCCAGGACGTCCGTGCCGTCTACCCCTAGCTGCTCCCACCGTCCGACTGCTCCAGCGAGCACTCGAAACGCCTGATGTACCGTCAATTGACGGCATCGGTGTTGTGGATGCACGACGACCACTCCGGCGGAAATCGCGATGGGGACGCCCAGCACCGAGGGCTGACGGGGCGCCTTGAGACGATTGCGTTCCGCTTCCGTCAGCGGTCGAGCCAGTGCTACCAGATTCGCCTTCCCGTTTTCCAGTGCTGAAAGGGCGAAGGGCTTGGGCAGGGCGGTTGTCTCGATGGTCGCGTCGTCGTTGGTTCTCTTGAAAGCGTCGCCCAGGCGGTGAACCAGTTCAGCCATATCCGAGCTGGCGGCGATCGTCAGCCGGGAAGGTTCTTCGTCCGTCCCAGCCCATGCCGAGCGTGGCGATCCCAGCCAGCCCAGCATCATCAACAGGCAAACCACAGCCCGGGCGAACACCCCGCGAGCGTACCCCGATCCAATCATCATCCCGGCTCTCGCCATATCTGGATCTGTCTGAAAGAGCATCCGCTCAGTTCGACCCGGCATCCAGCGATCGTGCCCGATCTACCTGTATCCTCAGCACAATCTGCTTTCTCGACGCGCCCGAACCCTCGATCCGCACGTCCCCGCTGATGTTTTCACCGACGCGAATGTCCTCCAGCCGGGAAACGACACCATCGATCACGATCTCCGTCTCCCGCGTGACTTCTCCGACGCCCTCCAGCTCCTGCTCGTGCCCGCCGCGATCAGCGCGGTACGTGACCATAATCCGTCCCGTGCCGTCCGGGCCGGGTTCGATTTTCTGAACGCGACCCTCGAGCGGGACCAGTTTCGCGGCCGGCTTCTCCTCCCGGCAGCCGACGGCGACGACATTCAGCAAGAGCATCAGGAAGGATGCTTCCGCGATCCGCCGCCACCGGTAATCCGCCCTATGCTTCATGCCGTTTTCCTCTTGGTAGTGTCGATTCGGAAAAGGAAACCGCTCCAAACTCGAAGCCGCCGGGATCGACCGCGCCGTCGAATCCGAAATACTGTCTCAGGCAGGCGCTCGACGCGCCGGCCGGGGCAAACCGCCATCATATCCGGTCGCATCGTCTGCTCAACGGTATGCCGGCCGATCACGTTTGCTGAGGTGCAGCAGCACTCCAGCCTATTGGCTCGAAGACGAGGGGCAGAAGAGCGAAGTGGTCTCGCCCGATTCATCCACGCACGCCGCAATCGCCGCTGGAATCTGCGGAGAGAGAATATAGCTCGTGATTCCGTCCACGACGGAATCACGGAACCGGGCTGTGCATTGCGTGGAGAGAATCGTGCCGAACATCATGGCCGATGCGGCCGCACGAATCCATCGACTGCTCGAAAGCTTGGACATGGTCGATCCGTCCCTGGTCGAAATTAGTCGTTCTCGCGTGTCTGCGACTCGAGGTAATCCTGAAGATTGACAAACGTATTCGGTCCCGTGAACACGGAAGGTTGCTCAAAACCCGGCAGCAGAAACGACTGGATGATGGCGTTTCCGGTCACGCCCGGCCGCCGAATAATGCGGAAGATGATCGTGTCGCCACATCCGAAATTCCCCGCCGTCCGCACCAGTGGATTGACGCCCTCGGCGGGCACGCCGGTGCCCGGCGTACCTGTAGCGGTGCCGCCGCCGACGAACACGGCCGTGTCCGTCGGCAGAAGGTTCTCGCCAAGGCCGACGACGTTTACCGGTGATTCTCGGCAGGAGAACAGCACGCCGATTTCGTTGCCCGGTGCATTCGCGCCCGCATTGAGGCGCTTGGTCTCGCGGACCGGACGCGTGATGGCATTACCCGAGTCGTCGACAAGCGGATTGCCCTCGGCGTCGCGCTCGATTACGGCCCGTTCGATCGTCACGATGAACTCGGCATTCTGACCGGTTTCATTGACGCACCGGACGAACACGAACGCCGCCTCGGGCCCGGGCGTTACCGGGAAGGCTCCCCCAAGGGTCGTGTTGATGAACGCCGGATTGAAGATCCCTCCGCATCCCACGACCACAATGCAGGTTACGAAGGCTGCGCTCGCCCACTTGAAAATCTGCAACGTTCTCTTGCTCATGGGGGATTCGATTCCCGTTCCTCCGGCCTACACGTACCCGCCGGCCGGATCTTCCTGTTATTGCACAGACACGATGAATTCGTAGCGCCCTCCGATCGACGCGACCGCGTTCGGGTCCTGCCGATCATAACTGGGCGCGTCGCCGCCCACCGCCGCCAGGAATGGCACGCGCAGGACGCCGGTGATCTCGATGGCAATGACCGAGCCGCAAACCGGTGCGTCAGCCGGTGCCGGCGCCCGCCGGACCGGGATGTTGGCCTGAAGCACCGTATTCCCGTCCTCGTCCACTGTATCCAATCGCAGTACGCGAAACTGCGGCGGGATCGTCTCGCGAAGCTCGAACCGGGACGTTACGTCGCCGCCTTGCGTTACCGTCACAAGCTCGTACCCGAGCAGCTCCACCGGTACGAAAACCTCGATATCACTATTGGGGTCGACCTCAACCTGCGCGACGTCACAGACCACGACCGCGTTGTCCAGGTCGTTCTGAGTCAAATCGGGGAACAAATCGACGTTGAAACGGGGGTCAATCAGGATCGTGCTACCGTCCACGAACTCGAATTGCGACGTGACTCCATTTGTAAAAGTGACATTAATCCGCATTCTGAATCGCGGGCGAAGCGCCCGTTTCTCGGCATTCGTCAGATTCAGCCCCTGCCCCTCCAGGTACGCCACGAGACGCTCGTCCACCTCGGCATTATTGACCAACTGAACCACGAGGTGCCCGGGAGCGTTCTGGAGGGTGGTGAACGCGCCGGTTCCCGCGCCATCGACAAGATCGACAAACGACGGGTTGAGCGAGTCACAATTGCCTCCGGCGAACACGAGGCTCAGGCTCAGGGCAGCCGCGCCCACCCGGCTTCCTTGGTGCCGAATCCACTTCCTGATGCTGATTTTGGGGTGGTGATTCACGCAATCGTCCTCGATGCAGGTCCATCAAGCCCGGCCACGCCGCTTGACATCGGCGGGCCACCTCGGTTCCGGAGGCGGAATGCGCCCATTTCCGCTCCCGGCGGCGTAGTATCGCCCTGTTTGCACTGTCGGGTCAAGTCGCGGGCGCCGGCGGCGGTGCGGCTAGACCCTTGCCGGCGGTGGGTTTAGGGGCGCGCGCGCTTTTTTCCGCTCGCCGAGTGAGCGCCCATGCGCGTTATTTACCTATGGAGGGCGCCACTTTCTCGCCCCCCTCGCGTGCCGGATTTGATTTTCCGACACACGATCTGCAAGATGTCCGATCTTGCAAGCAGGGCCCCAAGGCCGCCGTTCCGACAGGATCGGCAAAGTAGGCTCCGCGCCCAGGGGGGCGCGGAGAGTCCGAAACTCGGGGGATGCCGCGCAAGTGCTCCCTGCTCGAACAACCATGGTCAGCGTGCCTGAAGGATGAAGGAGAGAACGTTGGGCATTCCCTATAACAAGCGATCGCATCGTTGCGGGGACCTGAGAGCCGGTGACGTCGGCCAGGAAGTGATTCTGGCCGGGTGGGTCCATTCTGCTCGCGACCACGGCGGGATGACCTTTATCGACCTTCGCGACCACACCGGTATTACGCAGTTGCGCTGCAATCCCGACCATTCGCCCGAGGCGCACCGCATTGCCCGCTCGCTGCACAACGAGGACGTGGTGTCCGCTCGCGGGCGCGTCGTCCACCGCGGTGAGTGGGTCAACCCCAAACTTCCCACCGGTGAAGTCGAGGTCGAGGTTGCAGAGTTGGAAGTCCTCAGCCGCTGCGATCCGCTGCCCTTCCAGGTCAACGACGAATTCGAGGCCAACGAAGACCTGTGCCTCAAGTATCGCTTCCTGCACCTTCGCCGCCCGGAGATGCAGGCCAAGCTGCGCTTGCGCCACACGATCGGCCGGGCGATCCGTGAGTACTTCAACGATCAGGGCTTCGTGGAAATCGAAACCCCGTTCCTGACCAAGTCCACGCCCGAAGGCGCTCGCGACTATCTGGTTCCGTCGCGCGTCAAGCCGGGCGCGTTCTACGCCCTGCCGCAGTCACCGCAGATCTTCAAGCAGTTGTTCATGATCGCGGGGTTCGATCGCTACGCGCAGATCGTCCGCTGCTTCCGCGACGAGGATCTGCGAGCCGACCGCCAGCCGGAGTTCACACAGCTCGATATGGAGATGGCCTTCGTCGACCAGTCGGACATCCTCACGATGGTCGAAGGCTGCGTGAAGCGCATCTTCAAGGAGGCCCTCGGCATCGACATCAAGACGCCGCTGCCGCGCATGACCGAGGCGGAGTCCCTCCAGCGTTTCGGCACCGACCGGCCGGATATGCGCTACGGGCTGGAGCTTCAGGACGTCACCGATCTCGTCCGCGACAGCGACTTCCAGGTCTTCAAATCCGCGATCGAAGCGGGCGGCATGGTCAAGTGCATCGTGGCCTCCGGCGGCGACATGCTGACCAGGAAAGTCACGGACGGGCTCACGGAGGAAGTGAAGGGCATGGGCGGCGCCGGCCTGCCGGTGACCAAGGTCATCGACGGCGCCAACGGTCCGGAGTTTTCCACCGGCGTGGCCAAGTTCCTACAGCCGCTGCTCGGCCCCATCTGCGAGCGTACCGGCGCGAAAACCGGGGACACGATTTTCTTCATGCCCGGCAGCTTTGCCGACGTGTGCAAGTACCTCGGCTACATCCGCGCCCGCCTGGCGGAAATCATGGAGATCATCCCCGAGGACGAGTGGAACCTGCTCTGGGTCGTGGACTTCACCCTCATGGAGTGGGACGCGGAGGAGAAGCGCTGGTTCGCCAAGCACCACCCCTTCACCGCGCCGATGGATGAGGACGTGCACCTGCTCGACACCGATCCGGGCAAAGTTCGGGCCAAGGCCTATGACCTGGTGCTCAACGGCGTGGAGATGGCCGGGGGCAGCATCCGTATCCACCGCCGCGATGTGCAGGAGAAGGTGTTCAGCGTGCTGGGCCTTTCGCCGGAGGAAGCACGGGAGAAGTTCGAGTTTCTGCTGGAGGGCCTGCGCTTCGGAGCGCCCCCGCACGGCGGCATCGCATTCGGGTTCGATCGCTGGGCGATGATCCTCAGTAAGTCGGAGAGCCTGCGCGAAGTGATCGCCTATCCGAAGACGCAGCGCGCCGTCTGCCCGTTGACCAATGCTCCGACCACCGTGGCCCAGAAGCAGCTCGACGAGCTGTTCCTGTCGATCAAGCCGTTGCCGAAGAAGTAGCCACGAAGCGACGGAGCCACCAAGCCACGAAGTTGGGAAACGGGTAACAGGAAGTAGGCACGAAGCAGAGTGGTTCGCGAACGCCTCCTCTGAGCCGCAGACCTCAGCCTGCGCGATCTGGCGAAAGCGATAAAGCATGTCGAAAGTGCAAACAACTCTCGCCGCCGTCATGCCTGGTTCCGGCCGGGCGGTGGAACTCCGCGAACTTCCCCTGCCGGAGCTCGAACCGGACTCGGCCCTGCTCCGCGTGGAACTCAGCGAAGTCTGCGGCACCGACGTACACCTGCGCGACAGTCGTCTTGCCGGCGTTCCGTACCCCATCATCCCCGGCCACGTGACGGTCGGGACTATCGATCGCCTTCGCGGCACGATGAACGACATTTACGGCGCTCCCCTGGCCGAAGGCGACCGCGTCACCTTCCTCGACGTGCACCGCACGTGCCACCAATGCTGGTACTGCCTCGTCGCCAGGGCTTCGACGCGCTGCCCGCATCGCAAAGTCTACGGCATCACCTACGGCGTCGGCGACGGCCTCACCGGCGGATGGGCGAAGCATCTCTACTTGAAGCCCGGCGTGCGCTGCATCCGCATGGACGGCGTCCCCAGCGAGCTCTACATGGCCGGGGGATGCTCGCTACCGACGGCCTTGCACGCCGTGGAGCGGGGGGAAATTCGCCTTGGCGACACGGTGCTCGTGTTGGGGAGCGGCCCCGTGGGCCTGTCGGCCGTGGGGTTCAGTGTGCTTCGAGGAGCGGCCGGCGTGTTGTGTATCGGCGCCCCTACGGAACGGCTTTCCGCGGCGAAGGGGATGGGTGCGAGCGATGCGCTGGATTTCACCGCGGCATCGGATTCGGAGCGCGTCGATTGGGTTCACAGTCATTCGCACGGCCGGGGGGCAGATGTGACCATCGAGTGCACCGGCTCCCCCGCGGCCGTGGTTCAGGCGATGCACTACACGCGCGATGGCGGAACGGTGGTCGTCGTCGGGCAGTACACCGACCACGGCGACGTGGCCTTCAACCCGCACCTGGACCTGAACAAGAAGCACCTCGACGTGCGGGGTTGCTGGGGGTCGGATTATTCGCACTTCCATCGCGGTGTGGAGATGCTGCGGACGCCTCGCGGCCAGGCGCTGTGGGGCACGCTGAAATTGAAGCGGTACCCCTTGGAGGGGGTCAACGACGCTTTGGCGGCGGTGCAGGCAGGCGCGGTGATCAAGGCGCTGGTCGATCCGCAATGACACCCGAAGCGATCGCTGTCCGCCACGGCATCCTTGATCCGCGGAGCCGACAACGGCTATACTCGCCGCGCTTCAAAACGGCGCGGTTGGAGTGCGCTGCCTCGCCCCTGCGAAAAAGGAACAACGATGAGTGTACACGCTGAGATGACGGGCGTCGGCCCGAACGCCGCCAGGCACATCGAGACGGTCGACAAGTACGCAGCTCACAACTACCACCCCTTGCCGGTCGTGGTCGCCAAGGCCGAGGGAGTCTGGGTGACGGACGTTGACGGCAACCGCTACATGGACATGCTCGCGGCGTACTCGGCGGTGAACTTTGGCCACTGCCACCCGGAACTGATCGCCGCAGCAAAGGCCCAGCTCGACAAGGTGACGCTGACCTCCCGGGCATTTCAGAACGACCAGCTCGGCGCGTTCTGCAAGGAACTTGCCGGGCTTTGCGGCATGGACGTGGTTCTGCCCATGAACACCGGCGCGGAGGGCGTGGAGACGGCGGTCAAGACGGCGCGGAAGTGGGGCTACGACAAGAAGGGTGTCCCCGCCGGAAAAGCAAAAGTAATCTGCTGCGCGGATAATTTCCACGGGCGCACGACGACGATCATCAGTTTCAGCACCGACCCGCTTTGTCGTGAGGGTTTCGGTCCGTTCACGCCGGGCTTTGAAATCGTCAAGTACGGCGATCTCGATGCACTCCGCAAAGCGATCGATGCCAACACCGTAGCGTTTCTCGTTGAGCCCATCCAGGGCGAGGCTGGCATTATTGTCCCGCCCAAAGGCTACCTTCAGAAAGCCCGCGACCTGTGCAAGGAAAATAACGTCCTGTTCATTGCGGATGAGATTCAATCGGGCCTCGGTCGTTGCGGAGCGACATTCTGCGTGGAGACGGAGGGCGTCCGGCCGGATATTTTCATCCTCGGCAAGGCGCTCGGCGGCGGGGTCATGCCCGTCTCGGCCGTGGTGTCCACGAAGGAGATCATGAGCGTCTTCAGCCCGGGCATTCACGGGAGCACGTTCGGCGGCAACCCGCTGGCCTGTGCCATAGGGCGAAAGGTCGTCGAGATTCTCAAGGGCGGCAAATACCAGGAGAACGCCCGTGTCGTCGGCGAGCACCTGTTCAGTCGGCTGCGGGCCATCAAGACGGACAAGGTGAAGGACATTCGCGGCCGGGGTCTGTGGGTCGGCATCGAGTTCCATCCGTCGGCGGGCAAGGCTCGGCCGTACTGCGAGGCGCTGATGCGCGAGGGAATGCTCTGCAAGGACACGCACGAGCAGACCATGCGTCTGGCCCCGCCGCTGTGCATTACCAAGGAAGAAGTGGACTGGGCGTGCGATCGGCTGGCCAAAGTGCTGGCGTAGGCGGCGAAGACGCCGGAGATTCCGCTTGCCGGTTGCGGGACGTCTGCGATGGTGAGAAAAGGCGCATCCTTGCACATTGAATTGCCGGGGGCGGAGATTGCCTCATTCTGTCGGCGTTGGGGAATCGTCCGCCTCGAAGTATTCGGTTCCGCTCTTCGTGACGATTTCGGCCCCGAAAGCGACGTCGATTTTCTCGTGACATTCGAAGACTCGGCCAGATTCAGTCTGTTCGATCTGGCCGACGCCCAGCAGGAATTGGAGGGAATTGTAGGCCGATCCGTGGATCTTGTGGAACGGCGCCCGATTGAACAAAGTGCGAACTGGATCCGGCGAGGGTTGATACTAGGGAATACGCTTCCGGTTTATGTCCGTTGATCTGGCATCCTTGGTAGATATTCGCGAGGCGATCCGCCGGGCCACCGGTTTCGTCGAGGGGCTGGACCACGCTCGATTTCTGGAGGACGAGCGCACCAGGTGGGCCGTGTTCAGTCAGATCGTGATCATTGGGGAAGCTGCGAATCGGGTCTCCCGTTCGTTCCAGGAGCGAACGCCTGAGTTGCCGTGGCGAGAGATGATCTCCATGCGTCATCGGCTTGTACATGGCTACGACGAAGTCAATTGGGATCGAGTTTGGGCGACGCTGGAAAGTGATTTGCCCATGTTGGCAACAGCGATCGCCCCCTTCATCCCGTCGGAACCGGAATGAGTTGAAGTTAAGCCGAGAGGTGCGCAGCGTTCAAGAGTAGCTTTGATTCAACGACAGGAGTTCAATCGTGAGCCTGGCAGGTCGTCATTTCCTTTCCATGACCGATCTTTCGCGTATCGAATTGATGGCCGTGCTGAGTACGGCGCGGCGGATCAAACGAACCAATCCCTCGCCGCCGCCGCTGGCCAACAAAACGATGGCGATGATTTTCCAAAAGCCGTCACTGCGGACCCGTGTCTCGTTTGAAACCGGCATGACGCAACTCGGAGGGCACGCGATCTACCTTGCGCCGACGGATATCAGCCTCGGCAAACGAGAGATCACCGAGGACATCGCCCGCGTGCTGTCGCGCTACGTCGATGTCATCATGGCCCGCGTTTTCGGGCATGACATCGTCGAGGACCTGGCGAAGTACTCCACCGTTCCGGTCATCAACGGCCTCAGCGATCACGAGCATCCCTGCCAGATTCTGGCGGATTTGCAGACCATCCAGGAGCGCAAGGACCGATTCGAGGGGCTCAAGTTCTGCTTTATCGGCGACGGGAACAATGTGGCTCACTCGCTCATGCTCGGCTCGGCGATGGTGGGTATGCACGTGACGGTGATCACGCCGAAGGGGTACGAGCCGAAAGAGGACGTGCGCCGCCAGGCTGAGGCAATCGGCAAAGAGACGGGGGCGAAGGTCGCGGTGACCAACGATCTCGGCGCGACGGAAGGGGCTGACGTCCTTTACACCGATGTCTGGGCTTCGATGGGTCAGGAAGCCGAGGCGGCCGAGCGGAAGCGCATCTTCGAAAAGTACCGCATCGACGCCGATACGATGAAACGCGCCGACCGCAATGCCGTCATCCTGCATTGCCTGCCGGCGCATTATGGTGACGAAATTGACTACGAAACGGCCCGGCTTCCGAATTCTGCGATATTCGACCAGGCCGAGAATCGGATGCATGCACAAAAGGCCCTCGTGCTGCATCTGCTGGCGTGCGCGTGATCTGGCGCTCGTCGCCAATGATTTCCTGCGATGAACTCCGATGTGTTGTTGCGGGGATGTTTGCCCGAACGGTCGACTTGTTGACGGGATGATGGAAGATGACGGGAGCAACCAAAGGTCAACGAATCGTCGTAGCGCTGGGCGGCAACGCCATCAGCTTGCCGGATGAGGAAGGCCGCGTCGATCAGCAGTTCTTCCACTCCCGAGAGGCTGCCGCGCATCTCGTCTCGCTTGCGGAACAGGGCCACCAACTGGTCATCACCCACGGCAATGGTCCGCAGATCGGCAATTTTCTTTTGCGCAACGAGGCGGCGGCGGGCAAGATCTACGCCCTGCCCATGGAAGTGGCCGTGGCCCATGTCCAGGGCGGCATGGGATTCATGATCGCCCAGGTGCTCACCAATGAGCTGGCGAAGCGTAAGATCGATCGCGTAGTGAATGCCGTCGTGACGACGGTACTCGTACATGAGGATGATTCTTCCTTCCAGAATCCGACCAAACCCATCGGCCGGATCCTCAGCCGCGAAGAGGCTGGCCACTTCGCACAGAATGACGGGTGGACGATGAAGGAGGTCTCGCCGGGTAAGTTCCGACGCGTCGTGCCGTCGCCGCGGCCGCAGCACATCATGGAGATCGAACTGATCCGCGAGGCCGTTGCTTCCGGCCAGATTCTCATTGCCTGCGGGGGCGGAGGGATTCCCGTGGTGCGCGACGGCCATGGAGATCTGCGCGGGGTCCGAGCGATTATCGACAAGGATCTGGCGAGTGCACTCCTGGCCAACGAAGTCGATGCCGACGCCATGATGATTCTGACCAATGTCGAGAGGGTCTGTCTCGATTTTGGGAAGCCGACCCAGCGCGATATTTCCGAAATGACGCTGGATCAGGCTCGTCGCTGGCTCGCGGAGGGTCAGTTCCCGGCCGGCTCCATGGGGCCGAAGGTTCAGGCGTCGGTTGTGTTCCTGGAGCATTCCAGGAAGAGGGACGCTCACGTCTTCATCGGTTCTCTGGAGAAAGCTTCGAATGTCATCCGTGGCGTGTCCGGCACGCGGATCAGCAAGTCCTGACCGAATCGCGGAAGCAGTCGGCCATTTCACGTGAGGCAAATAGCACTTTTCGTGGGCCAATTGACGCATCCGTCTCGGACCGACAGGTCGAATGACTCATAATCGCACATAGTCTGCTCAATGACCGCGTGCACCTCGGCGTGATGACTCCGGACCAATTAAACCAGCAGTTAACTTATTTGACGGCTTTACTCGGGCGGGCCTAAGCTCACTAGATTGTGGATACGACCAGAAGGGGGGATTTAGCTGATTCAATGCGGGGCGATCCGCCGCTATAATACCGCGTTGTCAAGTGACTTGGGGGGAATCCCTGGCACCGCGATTGCTGAACTTCCGGGCGAAGCACGTTGTCCGGGCGGAGAGCGGTGTCATCGGGCTGATGTAAACCGGCGAGCTTGGCACGGGGGTAGATCGGGACCTCGCAATCTGAGCCTTCGCGACCGATGAAATCGGGCGGACGACCTCGCAGTATTATCGGCCGTCGCCCGGTTCTCGAGCCTTTCTTTGAGGCAGCCTCCGCCGGTCGGAATCGGGGTCTGGGGGAACATGATGAGCAGGGACTGGAAGAGGGGCGACTGGCGCTGGGCGGCCGCGTGCAGCGCGTTCGTCGTTGTCGCGGCTTACCTCGTCTTGCTCGCCCAACGGGCGCCCGCTCCCGTTCGCGCCGACGCCCCGGACCGCGAGGTCTGCCTGACTGTACTGGGCGGCACGCTTTCCTTGAAGCTCGACCTTCCCGCCTCCGACCTTTTCGGGGGACCGCTCCTGGCGCAAGGCCACCGATCGGATGAAGATACCCGCTGGGTCGAGCGGGAAATGGGCTTTGATGTCCACGTTTCGACATTGACGCTGTCCGAAGGTCCGGGTTTCGATCGAATTCTGGGCGGGCGGCTGAATACCGGGGGCGCGATCATCCTCAGCCAGGGGGAGCCGCGTACCGTCTTCGGCAATCTGTCGCTGGAACCGGATGCTTCCGGTCACCTCATCATCCGCAACGGGCTGGACGACGCAGCAGAGACCACCGCGTTGTTCACCGTCAAGGACGCCCGGTTGGAATTGAATGATCGAGAGGGCCTGTTGCGCGGTGAAGGGAAAATCGCGCTGTCCCCGGATTGGGCCGCAGCACAGGGGGTCCGGTATCCAGTCGGGCGCACGATCGGTGCGGTTTCGTTCGAGGTCGCCGTTGAAGGACTTGCGAACGACGAATCGGCGCCGAACGTCCGACGTGAAACGCGCGCTCCGAAGGGCACGAGGGGTGACCAAGTGCATCGCGAGGGCGCTGCCGGTTTGCCGGATTCGAATCCCAAGGCGGATGCTCCGGACTGGGTGGTGGGATATTCCGAGGTCCCCTCGGCCAATGCCTGCGACGAAGAAACGGCGTCGTCGCGTTCCCCGCTGGCGGGCGACATCGGTCCGGACGTGATCGTCGCCGATCTGCACGCCGTCGGCTATTACGGACATGTGGGTGGCATCACGGCGTATGCGATCGGAACCTATGCCTGCAATCTCGGAGACGAGCGGGCAAGCTGGAACGCGATCACTTCCGAGCATCCCGCGATTATTCAGAACATGTACCGTCTGAAGGACAACGAGTTCTCTCAGATCGGCATGGCCTGGATCAAACACGGATTTTACGCGGTGTCGTACAGCCTGTGTGGTCCGTGCATGGACGAGGTGCCGGACGGGCAGCAACTGGGCGTAGGGTGTGCCGATCCCTACAGTG from the Phycisphaerae bacterium genome contains:
- a CDS encoding substrate-binding domain-containing protein yields the protein MMIGSGYARGVFARAVVCLLMMLGWLGSPRSAWAGTDEEPSRLTIAASSDMAELVHRLGDAFKRTNDDATIETTALPKPFALSALENGKANLVALARPLTEAERNRLKAPRQPSVLGVPIAISAGVVVVHPQHRCRQLTVHQAFRVLAGAVGRWEQLGVDGTDVLEPVGDTNSVAPDSSGPDAHGHDRAKDESPRVVVLRPPADGDLVSAWTIRSTPGLAPPDYREGMPLDGIAQRVAAEPLSIGVTEFGRTRGAQMLAISSSASSEAVAPTPESIRDRRYPLAYYVYLYVPADAPEEVWRFVSFALSASGQGAIADSSVYLPLAAPSPKDE
- the aspS gene encoding aspartate--tRNA ligase, whose translation is MKERTLGIPYNKRSHRCGDLRAGDVGQEVILAGWVHSARDHGGMTFIDLRDHTGITQLRCNPDHSPEAHRIARSLHNEDVVSARGRVVHRGEWVNPKLPTGEVEVEVAELEVLSRCDPLPFQVNDEFEANEDLCLKYRFLHLRRPEMQAKLRLRHTIGRAIREYFNDQGFVEIETPFLTKSTPEGARDYLVPSRVKPGAFYALPQSPQIFKQLFMIAGFDRYAQIVRCFRDEDLRADRQPEFTQLDMEMAFVDQSDILTMVEGCVKRIFKEALGIDIKTPLPRMTEAESLQRFGTDRPDMRYGLELQDVTDLVRDSDFQVFKSAIEAGGMVKCIVASGGDMLTRKVTDGLTEEVKGMGGAGLPVTKVIDGANGPEFSTGVAKFLQPLLGPICERTGAKTGDTIFFMPGSFADVCKYLGYIRARLAEIMEIIPEDEWNLLWVVDFTLMEWDAEEKRWFAKHHPFTAPMDEDVHLLDTDPGKVRAKAYDLVLNGVEMAGGSIRIHRRDVQEKVFSVLGLSPEEAREKFEFLLEGLRFGAPPHGGIAFGFDRWAMILSKSESLREVIAYPKTQRAVCPLTNAPTTVAQKQLDELFLSIKPLPKK
- a CDS encoding zinc-binding dehydrogenase, which codes for MSKVQTTLAAVMPGSGRAVELRELPLPELEPDSALLRVELSEVCGTDVHLRDSRLAGVPYPIIPGHVTVGTIDRLRGTMNDIYGAPLAEGDRVTFLDVHRTCHQCWYCLVARASTRCPHRKVYGITYGVGDGLTGGWAKHLYLKPGVRCIRMDGVPSELYMAGGCSLPTALHAVERGEIRLGDTVLVLGSGPVGLSAVGFSVLRGAAGVLCIGAPTERLSAAKGMGASDALDFTAASDSERVDWVHSHSHGRGADVTIECTGSPAAVVQAMHYTRDGGTVVVVGQYTDHGDVAFNPHLDLNKKHLDVRGCWGSDYSHFHRGVEMLRTPRGQALWGTLKLKRYPLEGVNDALAAVQAGAVIKALVDPQ
- the rocD gene encoding ornithine--oxo-acid transaminase, with amino-acid sequence MTGVGPNAARHIETVDKYAAHNYHPLPVVVAKAEGVWVTDVDGNRYMDMLAAYSAVNFGHCHPELIAAAKAQLDKVTLTSRAFQNDQLGAFCKELAGLCGMDVVLPMNTGAEGVETAVKTARKWGYDKKGVPAGKAKVICCADNFHGRTTTIISFSTDPLCREGFGPFTPGFEIVKYGDLDALRKAIDANTVAFLVEPIQGEAGIIVPPKGYLQKARDLCKENNVLFIADEIQSGLGRCGATFCVETEGVRPDIFILGKALGGGVMPVSAVVSTKEIMSVFSPGIHGSTFGGNPLACAIGRKVVEILKGGKYQENARVVGEHLFSRLRAIKTDKVKDIRGRGLWVGIEFHPSAGKARPYCEALMREGMLCKDTHEQTMRLAPPLCITKEEVDWACDRLAKVLA
- a CDS encoding nucleotidyltransferase domain-containing protein, with translation MVRKGASLHIELPGAEIASFCRRWGIVRLEVFGSALRDDFGPESDVDFLVTFEDSARFSLFDLADAQQELEGIVGRSVDLVERRPIEQSANWIRRGLILGNTLPVYVR
- a CDS encoding DUF86 domain-containing protein, translating into MSVDLASLVDIREAIRRATGFVEGLDHARFLEDERTRWAVFSQIVIIGEAANRVSRSFQERTPELPWREMISMRHRLVHGYDEVNWDRVWATLESDLPMLATAIAPFIPSEPE
- the argF gene encoding ornithine carbamoyltransferase, encoding MTDLSRIELMAVLSTARRIKRTNPSPPPLANKTMAMIFQKPSLRTRVSFETGMTQLGGHAIYLAPTDISLGKREITEDIARVLSRYVDVIMARVFGHDIVEDLAKYSTVPVINGLSDHEHPCQILADLQTIQERKDRFEGLKFCFIGDGNNVAHSLMLGSAMVGMHVTVITPKGYEPKEDVRRQAEAIGKETGAKVAVTNDLGATEGADVLYTDVWASMGQEAEAAERKRIFEKYRIDADTMKRADRNAVILHCLPAHYGDEIDYETARLPNSAIFDQAENRMHAQKALVLHLLACA
- a CDS encoding carbamate kinase, whose translation is MTGATKGQRIVVALGGNAISLPDEEGRVDQQFFHSREAAAHLVSLAEQGHQLVITHGNGPQIGNFLLRNEAAAGKIYALPMEVAVAHVQGGMGFMIAQVLTNELAKRKIDRVVNAVVTTVLVHEDDSSFQNPTKPIGRILSREEAGHFAQNDGWTMKEVSPGKFRRVVPSPRPQHIMEIELIREAVASGQILIACGGGGIPVVRDGHGDLRGVRAIIDKDLASALLANEVDADAMMILTNVERVCLDFGKPTQRDISEMTLDQARRWLAEGQFPAGSMGPKVQASVVFLEHSRKRDAHVFIGSLEKASNVIRGVSGTRISKS